In Drosophila pseudoobscura strain MV-25-SWS-2005 chromosome 4, UCI_Dpse_MV25, whole genome shotgun sequence, the following proteins share a genomic window:
- the Eaat1 gene encoding excitatory amino acid transporter 1 produces the protein MTRPKQNDSKFKAFMRENVLTMATVIGVFAGGLVGFIIKNSTGEWTKREIMYISFPGEIFLRMLKCLIVPLLVSSITSAIGGLDLSMSSKIATRAITYYFVTTISAVVLGICLVTTLRPGQGAKIVETHTESVDKASKVLTPDTLMDLVRNMFTDNIIQSTMFQYRTEIFENTSISPAQPMEAWQFKSSQREGSNVLGLVMFSVILGTTIGRMREKGQLLQDFFTTLSEAMMTITSWVIWISPLGVAFLIAAKIIEMESIAATIQSLGWYFITVMIGLFLHGFGTIAVIFFLGTRRLPYRYIAKLSQVLATAFGTGSSSATMPLTIKCLDNMGIDPRVTRFVIPVGATINMDGTALYEAVAALFIAQYREMSYSFGTIVAVSITATAASIGAAGIPQAGLVTMVMVLDTVGLEPKDVSLIIAVDWLLDRFRTTINVMCDALGTILVNHLSKNDLASVDRLNAEPHELLELGANGHEMKE, from the exons ATGACGCGACCCAAGCAAAATGATAGCAAATTCAAGGCGTTCATGCGGGAGAATGTCCTCACCATGGCCACCGTGATCGGTGTCTTTGCGGGCGGCCTGGTGGGGTTCATCATCAAGAACAGCACCGGGGAGTGGACCAAGCGTGAGATTATGTACATATCATTTCCGGGAGAGATCTTTTTGCG CATGCTGAAGTGCTTGATTGTGCCGCTGTTGGTGTCGTCGATAACCAGTGCCATTGGTGGACTCGACCTGAGCATGTCCAGCAAGATAGCCACCAG AGCCATCACATACTACTTTGTGACCACCATATCGGCTGTGGTTTTGGGCATTTGTCTGGTGACCACACTGCGTCCCGGCCAGGGAGCCAAGATTGTGGAAACCCATACGGAGAGCGTCGATAAGGCATCCAAGGTGCTGACCCCAGACACGCTAATGGATCTGGTGCG AAACATGTTTACGGACAACATCATCCAGTCCACCATGTTCCAG TATCGCACTGAGATCTTTGAGAACACCAGCATTAGCCCAGCAC AACCCATGGAAGCCTGGCAGTTCAAGTCTTCCCAACGCGAGGGCTCCAATGTCCTGGGTCTGGTCATGTTCAGCGTGATCCTGGGCACCACCATCGGCAGGATGCGTGAGAAGGGGCAACTGCTGCAGGATTTCTTTACCACATTGAGCGAGGCAATGATGACAATCACCTCATGGGTGATCTG GATTTCCCCTCTGGGTGTGGCCTTCCTGATAGCCGCCAAGATCATTGAGATGGAGTCCATTGCGGCGACTATACAATCGTTAGGCTGGTATTTCATAACGGTTATGATTGGTCTCTTCTTGCATGGATTCG GTACCATTGCTGTGATCTTTTTCTTGGGCACACGACGCCTTCCGTATAGGTATATTGCAAAGCTCAGTCAGGTGCTGGCCACTGCATTTGGCACTGGCTCCAGCTCGGCCACCATGCCGCTGACCATCAAATGTCTGGACAACATGGGCATCGATCCGCGCGTCACCCGATTCGTCATCCCCGTGGGAGCCACCATCAACATGGATGGCACTGCTCTCTATGAGGCTGTGGCCGCACTCTTCATCGCCCAGTACCGTGAGATGAGCTACTCCTTTGGTACCATTGTGGCGGTGAGCATAACAGCAACGGCTGCCTCGATTGGAGCCGCTGGCATTCCGCAGGCGGGTCTCGTCACCATGGTCATGGTGCTGGACACTGTGGGCCTGGAGCCGAAGGATGTGTCCCTCATCATAGCTGTCGATTGGCTACT GGATCGCTTCCGCACTACCATCAATGTGATGTGCGATGCCCTGGGCACTATTTTGGTTAATCACCTGTCGAAGAACGATCTGGCTAGCGTGGATAGG CTGAATGCCGAGCCCCATGAGCTCCTCGAGCTGGGGGCCAATGGACACGAGATGAAGGAATGA
- the Cks30A gene encoding cyclin-dependent kinases regulatory subunit produces the protein MSKDIYYSDKYYDEKFEYRHVVLPKELVKLVPKTHLMTETEWRSIGVQQSRGWIHYMIHKPEPHILLFRRPKMED, from the exons ATGAGTAAAGATATTTACTATTCGGATAAATATTACGATGAGAAATTCGAGTATAG ACATGTGGTCTTGCCCAAGGAGCTGGTGAAGCTGGTGCCCAAGACCCATCTGATGACAGAGACCGAATGGCGATCGATCGGTGTGCAACAGTCACGCGGATGGATCCATTATATGATTCACAAGCCAGAGCCACATATCCTGCTTTTTCGACGGCCCAAAATGGAGGATTAA